A genome region from Natronobeatus ordinarius includes the following:
- a CDS encoding DUF5789 family protein produces MSDEEDSEEHPVTLGEQRSVEGAPLARVTSRLTWPKEKSEVDRLEGDSVVRTPDGPQELSAVLEEVEETYFERRQEFESHVRDVIGTGPVPTADE; encoded by the coding sequence ATGAGCGACGAGGAGGACTCCGAGGAACACCCCGTTACGCTGGGCGAACAGCGATCGGTCGAGGGCGCACCGCTCGCTCGCGTGACGTCGCGGCTGACCTGGCCGAAAGAGAAAAGCGAGGTGGACCGACTCGAGGGCGACAGCGTCGTCCGAACGCCCGACGGTCCGCAGGAGCTGTCGGCCGTGCTCGAGGAAGTCGAAGAGACCTACTTCGAGCGCCGCCAGGAGTTCGAATCCCACGTTCGCGACGTGATCGGAACCGGCCCCGTTCCGACCGCAGACGAGTAA
- a CDS encoding CaiB/BaiF CoA transferase family protein: MSQSHTASRHDDRPLNDITVLELGHIAAGPFCSLILAELGADVIKVERRASGGDSVRDSSPVGNSLFNAVNRNKRAITLDLKTDDGLAVFYDLVAEADAFVENLRPGAPERLGIGYEQLREQNPELVYCSIKGFNEGPYQEYPALDPIAEALSGLMSVTGHPDKPPARAGTSVADMTAALFGAIGVVSGIRQRAITGEGQHVTAPLYESTVSLMGYWLAYAQAYDDVPEPIGASHENWAPYDVYLAADETWVFVGPSSQAQWERLCAALEVDLHERPAFETLADRRANEADLNAELQAVIRERPADEVVAAIREVGVPVAPVQNVREVGEDEHLLASDALGTIETTEGAEAEVAVPLLPLRSSTFDAPHPTKPPELGEDTDAILAELGYDADEIERLRNDGCL; this comes from the coding sequence ATGAGTCAGAGTCACACTGCATCACGCCACGACGACCGCCCGCTGAACGACATTACCGTCCTCGAGCTCGGCCACATCGCGGCCGGCCCGTTCTGCTCGCTGATCCTCGCCGAACTCGGCGCCGACGTCATCAAGGTCGAACGCCGCGCCTCGGGCGGCGACTCGGTCCGCGACTCGAGTCCGGTCGGCAACAGCCTGTTCAACGCCGTCAACCGGAACAAACGGGCGATCACGCTCGATTTGAAGACCGACGACGGGCTCGCGGTGTTCTACGACCTGGTCGCGGAGGCCGACGCCTTCGTCGAGAACCTCCGCCCGGGGGCACCCGAGCGCCTCGGTATCGGTTACGAACAGCTCCGCGAGCAGAACCCGGAGCTGGTGTACTGCTCGATCAAGGGTTTCAACGAGGGGCCCTACCAGGAGTACCCCGCACTGGACCCGATCGCCGAGGCGCTCTCGGGGCTGATGAGCGTCACGGGCCACCCGGACAAGCCGCCGGCCCGTGCGGGGACGAGCGTCGCCGACATGACCGCCGCGCTGTTCGGCGCCATCGGCGTCGTCTCCGGAATTCGCCAGCGGGCGATCACCGGCGAGGGCCAGCACGTCACCGCGCCGCTGTACGAGAGCACCGTCTCACTGATGGGCTACTGGCTCGCCTACGCGCAGGCGTACGACGACGTCCCCGAGCCGATCGGCGCCAGCCACGAGAACTGGGCGCCCTACGACGTCTACCTGGCCGCCGACGAGACGTGGGTCTTCGTCGGCCCGTCCTCACAGGCCCAGTGGGAACGCCTCTGTGCGGCCCTCGAGGTCGACCTCCACGAGCGGCCGGCGTTCGAGACGCTCGCGGACCGCCGGGCGAACGAAGCCGACCTCAACGCCGAGTTGCAGGCCGTCATCCGTGAGCGCCCCGCCGACGAGGTCGTCGCGGCCATCCGCGAGGTCGGCGTCCCCGTCGCTCCCGTCCAGAACGTCCGCGAAGTGGGCGAAGACGAGCACCTGCTCGCGAGCGACGCCCTCGGGACGATCGAGACGACAGAAGGGGCCGAGGCGGAGGTCGCCGTCCCGTTACTTCCCCTCCGCTCGTCGACGTTCGACGCGCCCCATCCGACGAAGCCGCCCGAACTCGGCGAGGACACGGACGCCATCCTCGCCGAACTCGGCTACGACGCCGACGAGATCGAACGCCTCCGGAACGACGGCTGCCTCTGA
- a CDS encoding DUF7344 domain-containing protein, protein MTSQTRTPKQADVESPETTPTRLFAAFAHERRQLALAYLAHRPAATALDDLAEFVALTEGDPTRDRCEHVYADLVHAHLPQLCDAGLARYDPDTDLVTLVVDRGVLTPYLELAGHASA, encoded by the coding sequence ATGACGTCGCAGACACGAACCCCAAAGCAAGCGGACGTTGAGAGCCCTGAGACCACCCCGACGCGGTTGTTCGCCGCATTCGCCCACGAACGACGGCAACTCGCGCTCGCGTATCTGGCACACCGTCCGGCCGCGACCGCACTGGACGACCTGGCCGAGTTCGTCGCCCTCACCGAAGGCGACCCGACGCGTGATCGGTGTGAACACGTCTACGCCGACCTCGTTCACGCCCACCTCCCGCAGCTGTGCGACGCGGGCCTCGCTCGGTACGACCCCGACACCGATCTGGTTACCCTGGTGGTCGACCGCGGCGTCCTGACGCCGTACCTCGAGCTGGCCGGACACGCATCCGCGTAG
- a CDS encoding DUF7139 domain-containing protein, with product MTSLTEVYEGNAREVSSLRRLYAGTGLVLTGAVLAVLAVLVATTDFFVAETLTAREYGGIVGGLAAPVVLVGVFVVLPASRRIQAAAAISASICLVGVALFWYAYPTHWDGYGQDLTLFVSAVYLLGFFSAIGTLFTAVVNFKTRNDPGGALEMNVTRKGETKIVEVEGSSGLGGVGFLGATPDGEVETQTNAPGASTATTSQSPSPPTATSRSPAGTAAGTASPTSDGGSVDAELRSPLDGTDGRDAEIVDPPSGPGEPTDRYCGNCAHFEYVRSSSGMTPYCSHDGAAMDDMDACDEWTPNHE from the coding sequence ATGACCAGCCTGACGGAGGTCTACGAAGGGAACGCGAGGGAGGTGTCGAGCCTCCGGCGGCTGTACGCAGGGACGGGACTCGTCCTCACTGGAGCGGTACTGGCCGTCCTGGCCGTCCTCGTTGCGACCACCGACTTCTTCGTCGCTGAGACGCTCACCGCCCGCGAGTATGGCGGCATCGTCGGTGGCCTCGCCGCGCCCGTCGTGCTCGTTGGCGTGTTCGTGGTGTTGCCAGCGAGCCGTCGCATCCAGGCAGCGGCGGCGATCAGTGCCAGTATCTGCCTGGTTGGGGTCGCCCTCTTCTGGTACGCCTACCCCACCCACTGGGACGGCTACGGGCAGGACCTCACGCTGTTCGTCTCCGCCGTCTACCTGCTCGGCTTTTTCAGCGCCATCGGGACGTTGTTCACCGCCGTCGTGAACTTCAAGACGCGCAACGACCCCGGCGGTGCACTCGAGATGAACGTCACCCGTAAGGGCGAAACGAAGATCGTCGAGGTCGAGGGTTCGAGCGGACTCGGCGGTGTCGGCTTCCTCGGGGCGACCCCCGACGGCGAGGTCGAAACCCAGACGAACGCCCCCGGCGCCTCGACGGCGACCACGTCACAGTCGCCGTCACCGCCGACCGCCACCTCGCGTTCGCCAGCGGGAACGGCGGCGGGAACGGCGTCGCCGACCAGTGACGGCGGCTCGGTGGACGCTGAGCTCCGCTCGCCCCTGGACGGAACCGACGGTCGCGACGCTGAGATCGTCGACCCGCCGTCCGGCCCGGGAGAGCCGACCGACCGATACTGTGGCAACTGCGCGCACTTCGAGTACGTTCGCTCGTCGTCGGGAATGACGCCGTACTGTTCGCACGACGGGGCGGCCATGGACGACATGGACGCCTGCGACGAGTGGACGCCGAACCACGAGTGA
- a CDS encoding Na+/H+ antiporter NhaC family protein has protein sequence MVEFGALSLVPPLLAILLAIVTRRPILSLFLGIWAGGVIVTGSIGIDQTFNWIAGSIADVFHAQILIFTLLLGSGVALIWRLGGAIAVRDWAVERLQSQRKTGVATWVLGIVLFFDDYANTAIVGSTMREISDRFRISREKLSYIVDSTAAPVATIAISSWVAFQLSMVREGFDVVEEAEGVDAPSVFATYLQSIPYNAYALLAVVMVGLVVLTRRDYGEMLDAEHRAWSTGKVNRDDATPLQEVEADLGDPIDERPMLRTFFAPIVVLIAVTIASAFYTGYLAAGLESPAELFALSLGEFAEGVAGEADWAAALVWGSFAMVATAIAIGVGYGLFDVGDGVESTLDGFRLMLTAVTILVLAWSISAVASDMGTGEYVAGLAEGVLSPALFPVVVLFTAAFIAFTMGSSWATMGIVTPIAIPVAFELTGDFALAPVVVGAVFSGAIFGDHTSPISDTTVLSSTFTGADLIDHVRTQFYYATTVIAVVTVCYLLYGYLGVPPVVFLPLGVVLLVGLVYGLSELDARRKGVDPIASREDVEFIPEPERDPGAPESTD, from the coding sequence ATGGTCGAATTCGGCGCGCTTTCGCTCGTCCCACCGCTTCTCGCGATCCTCCTCGCGATCGTCACTCGACGACCGATTCTCTCGCTATTTCTCGGCATCTGGGCGGGTGGTGTCATCGTCACGGGCAGTATCGGCATCGATCAGACGTTCAACTGGATCGCGGGCTCGATCGCGGACGTCTTCCACGCCCAGATCCTCATCTTCACGCTCTTGCTCGGCTCGGGCGTCGCGCTCATCTGGCGACTCGGCGGTGCGATCGCCGTCCGCGACTGGGCCGTCGAGCGACTGCAGAGCCAGCGAAAGACCGGCGTCGCCACCTGGGTGCTCGGAATCGTCCTCTTTTTCGACGACTACGCCAACACGGCCATCGTCGGCTCGACGATGCGTGAGATCTCCGATCGCTTCCGCATCTCCCGCGAGAAGCTCTCCTACATCGTCGACTCGACGGCCGCACCCGTGGCGACGATCGCTATCTCGAGCTGGGTCGCCTTCCAGCTCTCGATGGTTCGGGAGGGGTTCGACGTCGTCGAGGAGGCCGAGGGGGTCGATGCGCCGAGCGTCTTCGCGACCTACCTCCAGTCGATTCCGTACAACGCCTACGCGCTGCTCGCGGTCGTGATGGTCGGGCTCGTCGTGCTCACCCGGCGCGATTACGGCGAGATGCTCGACGCCGAACACCGCGCGTGGTCGACCGGCAAGGTCAACCGCGACGACGCGACGCCGCTCCAGGAAGTCGAGGCGGACCTCGGCGATCCCATCGACGAGCGACCGATGTTGCGGACGTTCTTCGCGCCGATCGTCGTCCTGATCGCCGTCACCATCGCGAGCGCCTTCTACACCGGCTATCTCGCCGCCGGACTCGAGTCCCCCGCTGAGCTGTTCGCCCTCTCGCTGGGCGAGTTCGCCGAGGGGGTGGCGGGTGAGGCCGACTGGGCGGCCGCGCTCGTCTGGGGCTCGTTCGCGATGGTCGCGACGGCGATCGCCATCGGGGTCGGCTACGGGCTGTTCGACGTCGGCGACGGCGTCGAGTCCACCCTCGACGGCTTCCGGCTGATGCTCACGGCCGTCACGATCCTCGTGCTCGCGTGGTCGATCAGCGCCGTCGCCTCGGACATGGGCACCGGCGAGTACGTCGCCGGGCTCGCCGAGGGCGTGCTCTCGCCCGCGCTGTTCCCCGTCGTCGTCCTCTTTACGGCCGCGTTCATCGCCTTCACCATGGGCTCGTCCTGGGCCACGATGGGGATCGTGACGCCGATCGCGATCCCCGTGGCGTTCGAACTCACCGGCGACTTCGCGCTCGCACCCGTCGTCGTCGGCGCCGTCTTCTCGGGGGCGATCTTCGGCGACCACACCTCACCGATCTCCGATACGACCGTGCTCTCCTCGACGTTCACCGGCGCGGACCTCATCGATCACGTCCGCACGCAGTTTTACTACGCCACGACGGTGATCGCTGTCGTCACCGTCTGTTATCTGCTGTACGGCTACCTCGGCGTGCCCCCCGTCGTCTTCCTCCCGCTCGGGGTCGTCCTGCTCGTGGGCCTCGTCTACGGTCTCTCCGAACTCGACGCCCGCCGGAAGGGCGTCGACCCGATCGCCTCCCGCGAGGACGTCGAGTTCATCCCGGAACCCGAACGCGATCCAGGTGCACCCGAGAGTACCGACTGA
- a CDS encoding DUF302 domain-containing protein, with product MIDPSELDPEEYGEKEAILEMDHEEAIEHVRGVCTDVGFGIPVEFSPSELLNEKVDADRDPYYVLGACNPAIANRALEETLRIGGLFPCNVIVWEEKPGRQRVYHLSIMKIAHLLGIAPDNEAWAEILEETGELTAEAFDRLEGVDSAASD from the coding sequence ATGATCGATCCGAGCGAACTCGACCCCGAGGAGTACGGCGAGAAAGAAGCGATCCTCGAGATGGACCACGAGGAGGCGATCGAGCACGTCCGCGGGGTGTGTACCGACGTCGGCTTCGGCATCCCCGTCGAGTTCTCCCCCTCGGAGTTGCTCAACGAGAAGGTCGACGCCGACCGCGACCCCTACTACGTCCTCGGCGCCTGCAACCCGGCGATCGCGAACCGCGCGCTCGAGGAGACGCTGCGCATCGGCGGCCTCTTCCCCTGTAACGTGATCGTCTGGGAGGAGAAACCGGGCCGCCAGCGCGTCTACCACCTCTCGATCATGAAGATCGCCCACCTGCTCGGCATCGCCCCCGACAACGAGGCGTGGGCCGAGATCCTCGAGGAGACCGGCGAGCTCACGGCGGAGGCGTTCGACCGCCTCGAGGGCGTCGACTCCGCGGCGTCGGACTGA
- a CDS encoding RNA ligase family protein has translation MKTYPPIPRVAGAPDHWFEEGHLWLLEKVDGALLRFQLQSSGLLRFGDRERVYDEPAAVPEPYRHAVEHVRANLDRDALRRAMSDVESVVFFAEAMHRQTIAYDWERTPSVLGIDVWSAETGTFLPPDAVDRIFDRLGLTPVNVFERELRARDFDPDAYSIPQSAWYDGPAEGVVVRNKRGGRAKLLHPDQSATQPAPVDASADELAGRYATDSRFETVASTLEERGQPVTVDTLYERTLEFVLREAHHHVHGDGRVDARAFRSAVAARTRTFLDTRADDA, from the coding sequence ATGAAGACCTACCCGCCTATCCCCCGCGTCGCCGGCGCGCCCGATCACTGGTTCGAGGAGGGGCACCTGTGGCTCCTCGAGAAGGTCGACGGGGCACTCCTTCGCTTCCAGCTTCAGTCGTCGGGGCTGCTCCGCTTTGGCGACCGCGAACGGGTGTACGACGAGCCGGCCGCGGTCCCCGAACCGTACCGCCACGCCGTCGAGCACGTCAGGGCGAACCTCGATCGCGACGCCCTCCGTCGAGCGATGTCGGACGTCGAGAGCGTCGTCTTCTTCGCCGAGGCGATGCACCGCCAGACGATCGCGTACGACTGGGAGCGAACGCCGTCGGTGCTCGGCATCGACGTCTGGTCGGCCGAAACGGGCACGTTCTTACCGCCCGACGCCGTCGACCGAATCTTCGATCGGCTCGGCCTCACCCCCGTGAACGTCTTCGAGCGAGAACTTCGCGCCCGCGATTTCGACCCGGACGCGTATTCGATCCCACAGTCGGCGTGGTACGACGGACCCGCCGAAGGCGTCGTCGTCCGGAACAAACGGGGCGGACGCGCCAAACTGCTCCATCCCGACCAGTCGGCGACACAGCCCGCGCCAGTCGACGCCTCGGCCGACGAACTGGCCGGGAGGTACGCGACCGACAGTCGCTTCGAAACGGTCGCTTCCACTCTCGAAGAGCGAGGCCAGCCCGTGACGGTCGACACGCTCTACGAACGCACCCTCGAGTTCGTCCTCCGCGAGGCACACCACCACGTCCACGGCGACGGGCGGGTGGACGCACGCGCCTTCCGATCTGCAGTCGCCGCACGGACGCGGACGTTCCTCGACACTCGAGCGGACGACGCGTGA
- a CDS encoding TIGR03571 family LLM class oxidoreductase, translating to MSDGTETATHENAGYRRLFEGDGLTFGTSFPLTGTRRSTPAVDEELRLARHAEAVGFDGLWARDVPTYWPRFGDAGGGFDTWPWLSHVAAHTDAVALGTASVVLPLRHPLHVAKAAATVDRLSKGRLVLGVASGDRDPEFPAFGVDRDERGARVRESIEVLRTVWREAFPELDGEWGRLEGDLDVLPKPTSGSIPLLPTGYARQSLEWIADHGDGWLFYHLPDETLQTYLEQWRSLAGEQPFAIAVRVELAADPDADPEPRHLGYHAGVEWFREYFARLEGYGLDHVIVGLEAEEPERALTTFAEAVIEEL from the coding sequence ATGAGCGACGGCACAGAGACGGCTACTCACGAGAACGCGGGCTACCGCCGGCTGTTCGAGGGCGACGGGCTGACGTTCGGGACGAGCTTCCCGCTCACGGGGACGCGGCGGTCGACGCCCGCCGTCGACGAGGAACTCCGACTCGCGCGCCACGCCGAGGCGGTCGGCTTCGACGGGCTCTGGGCGCGGGACGTGCCGACCTACTGGCCGCGCTTTGGCGACGCTGGCGGCGGCTTCGACACCTGGCCGTGGCTCTCCCACGTCGCCGCCCACACCGACGCGGTCGCCCTCGGCACCGCGAGCGTCGTCCTCCCGCTTCGCCACCCGTTGCACGTCGCGAAAGCCGCCGCGACCGTCGACCGCCTCTCGAAGGGGCGGCTCGTCCTCGGCGTCGCCTCCGGCGACCGCGATCCGGAGTTCCCGGCGTTCGGCGTCGACCGCGACGAACGCGGGGCGCGCGTCCGCGAATCCATCGAGGTCCTCCGGACGGTCTGGCGCGAGGCGTTCCCCGAACTCGACGGCGAGTGGGGACGCCTCGAGGGCGACCTCGACGTGCTCCCGAAGCCGACGAGCGGGTCGATCCCACTGCTGCCGACCGGCTACGCCCGCCAGTCGCTCGAGTGGATCGCCGACCACGGCGACGGCTGGCTGTTCTACCACCTCCCCGACGAGACGCTCCAGACCTACCTCGAGCAGTGGCGGTCGCTGGCGGGCGAGCAGCCGTTCGCCATCGCGGTCCGCGTCGAACTCGCGGCCGACCCCGACGCCGACCCGGAGCCGCGCCACCTGGGCTACCACGCCGGCGTCGAGTGGTTCCGGGAGTACTTCGCCCGGCTCGAGGGCTACGGGCTCGATCACGTCATCGTCGGCCTCGAGGCCGAGGAACCGGAACGGGCGCTAACGACGTTCGCCGAGGCGGTCATCGAGGAGCTGTGA
- a CDS encoding VOC family protein → MDGTLDHVMLRVEDLEESLEWYGEHLAYEEKDRYEGDGFTIVYLGPEEMGEEAAFLELTHNEGETTEMGDAWGHIAVRVPEGELEDHYEQLMDGGVEDYRDPESCGGRYAFVKDPDGHEIELVQRDPDLPTWSLDHTMIRVEDADEALGFWTRKFEYQEVGRWEADTFANYFVEPEGAADEAMTVELTYNYDGRSYELGDAWGHLCVRVDDLEEDWEQLLVREAEEYRDPESNDDMYAFTKDQDGHEIELLERDLEADSLFPF, encoded by the coding sequence ATGGACGGAACGCTCGACCACGTCATGCTGCGCGTCGAAGACCTCGAGGAGTCACTCGAGTGGTACGGTGAGCACCTCGCCTACGAGGAGAAAGACCGCTACGAGGGCGACGGCTTCACCATCGTCTACCTCGGCCCCGAGGAGATGGGCGAGGAGGCGGCCTTTCTCGAGCTCACGCACAACGAGGGCGAGACCACCGAGATGGGCGACGCCTGGGGCCACATCGCCGTGCGCGTCCCCGAAGGCGAACTCGAGGACCACTACGAGCAACTGATGGACGGCGGCGTCGAGGACTACCGCGACCCCGAGTCCTGTGGCGGCCGCTACGCGTTCGTCAAGGATCCCGACGGCCACGAGATCGAGTTAGTCCAGCGTGACCCCGACCTCCCGACGTGGTCGCTCGACCACACCATGATCCGCGTCGAGGACGCCGACGAGGCGCTCGGCTTCTGGACCCGCAAGTTCGAGTACCAGGAGGTCGGCCGCTGGGAGGCCGACACGTTCGCGAACTACTTCGTCGAACCCGAGGGCGCCGCCGACGAGGCGATGACCGTCGAACTCACCTACAACTACGACGGCCGGAGCTACGAGCTGGGCGACGCCTGGGGCCACCTCTGCGTGCGCGTCGACGACCTCGAGGAAGACTGGGAGCAGCTGCTCGTCCGTGAGGCCGAGGAGTACCGCGACCCCGAGAGCAACGACGACATGTACGCGTTCACCAAAGACCAGGACGGCCACGAGATCGAACTCTTAGAGCGCGACCTCGAGGCCGACTCGCTGTTCCCGTTCTGA
- a CDS encoding CPBP family glutamic-type intramembrane protease yields MATADVRSGVRWFRERLGALTWVQRSLLAGALLTILWTNLVRSGLDNRIVFDGLFLFAGPLALALTHGKRIGWRINRVAIRNAILLSLFVLPFYLVGSTLPTIRGFYPIWETSTDPAAFVPHAVKLFFLALAAETYYRGLLCVGVSDLGFKAVFISPVVYMFHHMGKPPIEFLLSGPTDVLFGAVDYKSNSILPSVIAHGAGLVLLDWLVLHDPLFDPTGLLSHLEWFPVPL; encoded by the coding sequence GTGGCAACGGCAGACGTCCGTTCGGGCGTTCGCTGGTTCCGTGAGCGCCTCGGGGCGCTCACCTGGGTGCAGCGGTCGTTGCTCGCCGGCGCGCTGTTGACGATTCTGTGGACCAACCTGGTTCGCTCCGGTCTCGACAACCGGATCGTCTTCGACGGACTGTTTCTCTTCGCTGGGCCGCTCGCGCTGGCGCTGACCCACGGCAAGCGCATCGGCTGGCGGATCAATCGGGTCGCGATTCGCAACGCGATCTTGCTCTCGCTGTTCGTCCTCCCCTTCTACCTCGTCGGCTCGACCCTGCCGACGATCAGGGGGTTTTACCCGATCTGGGAGACGTCGACCGATCCGGCGGCGTTCGTTCCCCACGCGGTGAAGCTGTTTTTCCTCGCGCTGGCTGCCGAAACCTACTACCGGGGGCTGCTCTGCGTCGGCGTCAGCGACCTCGGCTTCAAGGCCGTCTTCATCAGCCCTGTCGTCTACATGTTCCACCACATGGGCAAACCGCCCATCGAGTTCCTCCTCTCGGGGCCGACCGACGTCCTCTTCGGCGCCGTCGACTACAAGTCGAACTCGATTCTCCCGTCGGTCATCGCCCACGGCGCCGGCCTCGTCCTGCTCGACTGGCTCGTCCTCCACGACCCGCTGTTCGATCCGACAGGGCTGTTGAGCCACCTCGAGTGGTTTCCGGTTCCGCTCTGA
- a CDS encoding tripartite tricarboxylate transporter permease, with protein MVFDALLEGIAIALSWPTVGWLILGVLLGIVIGAVPGIGPNLGMAVVLPLTLPLGGTNAIILLVGIYSGSMYGGSIAAILVNVPGTAAAAATTFDGYPLSRQGEAGYALSVSAVSSAFAGFMTVAVLILLSPLLVTIVLLMGSPEYFLVAVLGLSMITIVARGSIVKGFVAGAFGLLLTTIGIAPMSSELRFTFGSLELYDGLNFVAAILGLFAIAEMLKLAGERGGIARDGIAVDGTHTRGVREVLSHPVTLVKSAFIGMGIGSLPGSGAAVSNFVAYGEAMRSSASDRFGRGEILGVIASESSNNGTVGGSLIPALSFGIPGSGATAVLLGGLLMHGLIPGPDLFEGELQLTYSVFVALFVGNLVILVIGLSLVTRMDVLTRINTEYLIPVIVVLAVAGSYTLRSNWIDVATILVLGAVGYYMFQHEYSVIAFILGMVLGGIAEENFLRSLQLSDGSWAIFVASWPSRLIVLLIVLVVVGPLVSNWLRNRQEGPDAT; from the coding sequence ATGGTCTTCGACGCCCTCCTCGAGGGGATCGCCATCGCCCTCTCCTGGCCGACCGTCGGCTGGCTGATCCTCGGCGTGCTGCTCGGCATCGTCATCGGCGCCGTCCCGGGGATCGGGCCGAACCTCGGGATGGCCGTCGTCTTGCCGCTCACGCTGCCGCTCGGAGGGACGAACGCCATCATCCTGCTCGTGGGGATCTACTCCGGCTCGATGTACGGCGGCTCGATCGCCGCGATCCTCGTCAACGTCCCCGGCACGGCCGCCGCGGCCGCCACGACGTTCGACGGCTACCCGCTCTCGAGACAGGGGGAGGCCGGCTACGCCCTCTCGGTGTCGGCCGTCAGTTCGGCGTTCGCCGGCTTCATGACCGTCGCCGTACTCATCCTGCTCTCGCCGCTGCTCGTGACGATCGTCCTCCTGATGGGGTCGCCGGAGTACTTCCTGGTCGCCGTCCTCGGGCTCTCGATGATCACGATCGTCGCCCGGGGCTCGATCGTCAAGGGGTTCGTCGCCGGAGCGTTCGGCCTGCTGTTGACGACGATCGGCATCGCGCCGATGTCCTCGGAGCTCCGATTCACCTTCGGCTCGCTCGAGCTCTACGACGGGCTCAACTTCGTCGCGGCGATTCTCGGACTGTTCGCGATCGCAGAGATGCTGAAGCTCGCGGGCGAGCGCGGCGGGATCGCCAGAGACGGGATCGCCGTCGACGGAACCCATACGCGAGGCGTCCGGGAGGTTCTCTCCCATCCGGTCACGCTGGTCAAATCCGCGTTCATTGGGATGGGGATCGGCTCCCTGCCCGGCTCCGGCGCGGCCGTCTCGAACTTCGTCGCCTACGGCGAAGCGATGCGCTCGTCCGCCTCCGACCGGTTCGGTCGCGGCGAGATCCTCGGCGTGATCGCCTCGGAGTCGTCGAACAACGGCACCGTCGGCGGCTCGCTCATCCCGGCGCTCTCGTTCGGGATTCCGGGCTCCGGGGCGACGGCCGTCCTGCTTGGCGGGCTGCTCATGCACGGGCTGATCCCCGGCCCGGACCTCTTCGAGGGGGAGTTACAGCTCACCTACAGCGTCTTCGTCGCGCTGTTCGTCGGCAACCTCGTGATCCTGGTGATCGGCCTCTCGCTGGTGACCCGGATGGACGTCCTCACGCGGATCAACACCGAGTACCTGATTCCCGTCATCGTCGTGCTCGCCGTCGCCGGCAGCTACACCCTGCGGAGCAACTGGATCGACGTCGCGACGATCCTCGTTCTCGGCGCCGTCGGCTACTACATGTTCCAGCACGAGTACTCCGTCATCGCGTTCATCCTCGGGATGGTCCTCGGCGGCATCGCCGAGGAGAACTTCCTGCGCTCGCTGCAGCTGTCGGACGGCTCGTGGGCGATCTTCGTCGCGAGCTGGCCGTCCCGGCTGATCGTCCTGCTCATCGTCCTCGTCGTCGTCGGGCCGCTCGTCTCGAACTGGCTGCGCAACCGCCAGGAGGGCCCCGACGCCACATGA
- a CDS encoding tripartite tricarboxylate transporter TctB family protein, which translates to MQSHDRSELGLLGVFLATAVGFTALTFDFRSSSAALFPRLMAGVIVVGVVLLLVREYLPEPLRRVVAEPVSLVDQEELEHDATELETDTDDATELETDTDDATELETDTDDATELETDTDDADATSTRAAERPLTPRQFTFAAIAGYVGLSYLFSILVATPLFVLAYATWFGHRRRTALALVVASLLVVFLFIELANAPLGDGRLLPGGGL; encoded by the coding sequence ATGCAGAGCCACGACCGCTCCGAACTCGGCCTCCTCGGCGTCTTCCTCGCGACGGCCGTCGGATTCACCGCCCTCACGTTCGACTTCCGGTCGTCGTCGGCGGCGCTATTCCCCCGGCTGATGGCCGGCGTGATCGTCGTCGGAGTCGTCCTCCTGCTCGTACGCGAGTACCTGCCGGAACCGCTCCGACGCGTCGTCGCCGAGCCGGTCAGCCTCGTCGACCAGGAAGAACTCGAGCACGACGCGACGGAACTCGAGACCGACACCGACGACGCGACGGAACTCGAGACCGACACCGACGACGCGACGGAACTCGAGACCGACACCGACGACGCGACGGAGCTCGAGACCGACACCGACGACGCGGACGCCACGTCGACGCGGGCAGCGGAGCGCCCGCTCACGCCGCGGCAGTTCACGTTCGCCGCCATCGCCGGCTACGTCGGCCTGTCGTATCTCTTCAGCATCCTCGTCGCGACGCCGCTGTTCGTGCTCGCGTACGCGACGTGGTTCGGACACCGGCGGCGGACGGCGCTCGCGCTCGTCGTCGCGTCGCTGCTCGTCGTGTTTCTGTTCATCGAACTCGCCAACGCACCGCTGGGCGATGGCCGCCTGCTCCCAGGTGGAGGGCTCTAG